In a single window of the Pongo abelii isolate AG06213 chromosome 1, NHGRI_mPonAbe1-v2.0_pri, whole genome shotgun sequence genome:
- the PTGFR gene encoding prostaglandin F2-alpha receptor isoform X2 yields MSMNNSKQLVSPAAALLSNTTCQTENRLSVFFSVIFMTVGILSNSLAIAILMKAYQRFRQKSKASFLLLASGLVITDFFGHLINGAIAVFVYASDKDWIRFDQSNVLCSIFGICMVFSGLCPLLLGSVMAIERCIGVTKPIFHSTKITSKHVKIMLSGVCLFAVFIALLPILGHRDYKIQASRTWCFYNTEDIKDWEDRFYLLLFSFLGLLALGVSLLCNAITGITLLRVKFKSQQHRQGRSHHLEMVIQLLAIMCVSCICWSPFLGYRTILNGKEKYKVHEEQSDFLCR; encoded by the exons ATGTCCATGAACAATTCCAAACAGCTAGTGTCTCCTGCGGCTGCGCTTCTTTCAAACACAACCTGCCAGACGGAAAACcggctttctgtatttttttcagtaatcTTCATGACAGTGGGAATCTTGTCAAACAGCCTTGCCATCGCCATTCTCATGAAGGCATATCAGAGATTTAGACAGAAGTCCAAGGCATCGTTTCTGCTTTTGGCCAGTGGCCTGGTAATCACTGACTTCTTTGGCCATCTCATCAATGGAGCCATAGCAGTATTTGTATACGCTTCTGATAAAGACTGGATCCGCTTTGACCAATCAAATGTCCTTTGCAGTATTTTTGGTATCTGCATGGTGTTTTCTGGTCTGTGCCCACTTCTTCTAGGCAGTGTGATGGCCATTGAGCGGTGTATTGGAGTCACAAAACCAATATTTCATTCTACGAAAATTACATCCAAACATGTGAAAATTATGTTAAGTGGTGTGTGCTTGTTTGCTGTTTTTATAGCTTTGCTGCCCATCCTTGGACATCGAGACTATAAAATTCAGGCGTCGAGGACCTGGTGTTTCTACAACACAGAAGACATCAAAGACTGGGAAGATAGATTTTatcttctacttttttcttttctggggcTCTTAGCCCTTGGTGTTTCTTTGTTGTGCAATGCAATCACAGGAATTACACTTTTAAGAGTTAAATTTAAAAGTCAGCAGCACAGACAAGGCAGATCTCATCATTTGGAAATGGTGATCCAGCTCCTGGCGATAATGTGTGTCTCCTGTATTTGTTGGAGCCCATTTCTG GGATACAGAACAATTTTGAATGGGAAAGAGAAATATAAAGTACATGAAGAGCAAAGTGATTTCTTATGTAG